One Thermococcus sp. LS1 genomic window carries:
- the thiI gene encoding tRNA uracil 4-sulfurtransferase ThiI — MILVRYGEIAVKRGKRREFERRLVENILAALERKGIKAKARLIRGRILIEAPDEAAEIIAKVPGVVSVSPAREMNYEEVPDYLREALKGLNPKSFKVETQRLDKAFLKTSVEVNREIGAFIVKEFGWKVDLENPELTIGIEIIKGKAYVFFEKIKGVGGLPVGTQGKVVVLLSGGIDSPVAAFLMMKRGAEIIAVHFDQGQNAREVVEKTVEILNDYSPKDIELIVENHFEVLRPYVAVLSRINMQEWTCVLCKVAMLRRAAEIAREEGALGIVTGDSLGQVASQTLANLYFETMSVRFPVHRPLLGMDKEEIVKIAREIGTYQAFLEYPYCDCPFRPERVVTQGKYEEFLKILDILEKEGII; from the coding sequence ATGATACTGGTACGCTATGGCGAGATAGCAGTAAAGAGGGGCAAAAGAAGAGAGTTTGAAAGAAGGCTCGTAGAGAACATCCTAGCTGCCTTAGAGAGGAAAGGGATTAAAGCAAAGGCGAGGTTGATTAGAGGACGAATCCTCATTGAGGCCCCCGATGAAGCGGCTGAGATTATTGCAAAAGTCCCGGGCGTTGTTTCGGTTTCGCCTGCGAGGGAGATGAACTACGAGGAAGTGCCAGACTATCTGAGAGAAGCCCTGAAAGGTTTGAATCCGAAAAGCTTTAAGGTGGAAACTCAGCGGCTGGATAAGGCGTTCCTCAAGACTTCTGTTGAGGTTAACAGGGAAATAGGGGCGTTCATTGTGAAAGAATTCGGCTGGAAAGTAGATCTGGAAAATCCCGAGCTCACGATAGGAATTGAAATTATAAAGGGGAAGGCCTACGTTTTCTTTGAGAAGATTAAAGGCGTCGGCGGGCTTCCAGTTGGCACGCAGGGGAAGGTCGTGGTTCTGCTCAGCGGTGGCATAGATTCACCTGTTGCCGCATTCCTCATGATGAAGAGGGGCGCAGAAATAATAGCGGTTCACTTCGACCAGGGGCAGAACGCGAGGGAGGTTGTAGAGAAAACCGTTGAGATACTCAATGATTACTCCCCAAAAGACATTGAACTCATTGTGGAGAACCACTTTGAAGTTCTGAGACCCTACGTGGCCGTCCTCAGCAGGATAAACATGCAGGAATGGACATGCGTCCTGTGCAAGGTCGCTATGCTGAGAAGAGCCGCGGAGATAGCGAGGGAGGAAGGTGCACTGGGCATTGTTACGGGGGATTCCCTTGGCCAGGTGGCTTCGCAGACACTGGCGAACCTTTACTTTGAGACCATGAGCGTCCGTTTCCCCGTGCACAGACCCTTGCTGGGCATGGACAAGGAAGAGATAGTTAAGATAGCGAGGGAAATTGGCACATATCAAGCCTTTTTAGAGTACCCATACTGTGATTGT
- a CDS encoding ThiF family adenylyltransferase, whose protein sequence is MVDVKMDFSRHFPIIGMDGQRKLSESTVAVVGAGALGSWEVYFLHKLGVGRIIVIDRDFVDESDLPRTIYTSEDIGKPKVEVLKERFENVIGHFEDLNPSTVHLLDEADLIIDGTDNIYTRQVINDYAVKSNKPWIYVGILATYGNLMPIIPGKTACFRCLMPKLPSRPMPTCAVAGIMSYVPPLAASLAVTLAAKILLGEEVKSELIFFDTKTLDFEKVEIPRREDCEVCVRHNFTFLEKQMKIEHMCDGSIQITPPERMSVDLDELAKRLDALGIEYIKTSQFIQFEDDYAEILIFTSGRMIIRGAEDEKEAKNFFARYLGG, encoded by the coding sequence ATGGTGGATGTAAAGATGGACTTTTCGAGGCACTTCCCGATAATCGGTATGGATGGCCAAAGAAAGCTCAGCGAGAGCACGGTTGCAGTTGTGGGGGCAGGAGCACTGGGGAGCTGGGAGGTCTACTTCCTTCACAAACTGGGCGTTGGAAGAATAATAGTGATAGACCGGGACTTTGTGGACGAGAGCGACCTTCCAAGGACGATATATACAAGTGAGGATATAGGAAAGCCCAAGGTGGAGGTCCTGAAGGAGCGCTTTGAGAACGTTATTGGTCACTTTGAGGACTTAAACCCTTCAACGGTGCATCTTCTGGACGAAGCTGACCTCATTATAGACGGAACGGACAACATTTACACGAGGCAGGTAATAAACGACTACGCGGTGAAGAGCAACAAACCATGGATTTACGTTGGCATCTTGGCGACTTACGGCAACTTGATGCCCATAATTCCAGGAAAGACTGCCTGCTTCCGCTGTTTGATGCCGAAGCTGCCCTCAAGGCCCATGCCAACGTGCGCCGTCGCAGGGATTATGAGCTACGTTCCGCCCCTCGCTGCTTCGCTGGCCGTCACTCTAGCGGCTAAGATTCTCTTAGGTGAGGAAGTGAAGAGTGAGCTGATTTTCTTCGACACCAAGACACTTGACTTTGAGAAGGTGGAGATCCCGAGGAGGGAGGACTGTGAGGTCTGCGTTAGGCACAACTTCACGTTCCTGGAGAAGCAGATGAAGATAGAGCACATGTGTGACGGTTCGATTCAAATAACTCCCCCCGAGAGGATGAGCGTGGACCTTGATGAGCTCGCCAAAAGGCTCGATGCCCTCGGCATTGAGTATATCAAGACGTCGCAGTTCATCCAGTTCGAGGACGACTACGCTGAGATCCTGATATTTACGAGCGGCAGGATGATAATCCGCGGTGCTGAGGACGAAAAGGAAGCCAAAAACTTCTTTGCACGCTATTTGGGTGGTTGA
- a CDS encoding nitroreductase family protein has protein sequence MEFFEVLRKRRSIRRFQDKKVPKELVEKLLEAAFLSPSSYNKRPWHFIVVDDKEKLQKLSKAKLGASGLATAPLAIVVTADGERSDVWIEDASIAAEHMQLAAVALGLGSFWVQIRNRMHNEEKSAEEYVRELLDIPENYRVLCIIGVGYPAENKPPHGEEVFEWGKVSYNGFERRFKGGPE, from the coding sequence ATGGAGTTCTTTGAGGTGTTGAGAAAAAGGAGAAGTATAAGGCGCTTTCAGGATAAGAAAGTCCCGAAGGAGCTGGTAGAAAAGCTTCTTGAGGCTGCTTTCCTTTCGCCGAGTTCATACAACAAAAGGCCCTGGCACTTCATAGTCGTTGATGATAAGGAAAAGCTCCAGAAGCTCTCGAAGGCGAAGTTAGGCGCCTCTGGGCTGGCAACGGCTCCTTTAGCCATCGTCGTGACGGCGGATGGTGAGAGGAGTGACGTATGGATCGAGGATGCTTCCATAGCGGCTGAGCATATGCAGCTTGCGGCCGTTGCCCTGGGTCTGGGATCCTTCTGGGTGCAGATTAGGAACAGGATGCACAACGAGGAGAAGAGCGCCGAGGAATACGTGAGGGAGCTCTTAGACATTCCAGAAAACTACCGCGTTCTCTGCATCATTGGTGTTGGCTATCCAGCGGAGAACAAGCCGCCCCACGGCGAAGAGGTCTTTGAGTGGGGGAAAGTGAGCTACAACGGGTTTGAGAGGCGTTTTAAGGGTGGCCCTGAATAG
- a CDS encoding cytochrome c biogenesis protein: MKRAVLLFGIILLFAGLAAGAEVSYGGLSFHDVSTGEELDNLIKAHEGEYFFIFYHSESCPACNYMKTSVFPTEKAKETLSGLNLVSIDVYKARSLTTLRYRVYDDVVVLQPDNAGYYRPKTPGEEISVGVPGTPTMVIFKVENGTRILKGVAIGALNPDGLEFFVKTAVGSDEKPQGGEQTQTTETATSQAQENNTNLTLAVLLPIFSAGILSVFSPCVLPLIVGTFSLTFARRSVELIIAGMVLSFAILGALAGSFGSYAAQIRGALYLIGGLGFIVIGLGFLSESVSAKLERFLSFSASDKVASKRGKLYDFALGSALGATWLGCIAPYVGFAVITAALSGDTLSGIIVMGTYGLGMGLTVYLITSSKDLGDWINRKFLSGRIGLSKSGKAKWERALGVILVLLGLLMLTELTPLKFWSALFEGLSKL, encoded by the coding sequence GTGAAGAGAGCTGTCCTGTTGTTCGGTATCATCCTGCTTTTTGCAGGACTCGCGGCGGGTGCAGAGGTCTCCTACGGGGGACTCAGCTTCCACGATGTCTCGACCGGGGAAGAGCTGGATAACCTCATCAAGGCCCATGAGGGCGAGTACTTTTTCATCTTCTACCACTCAGAGAGCTGCCCGGCATGCAACTACATGAAGACGAGCGTTTTCCCGACTGAGAAAGCCAAGGAGACCCTTTCGGGATTGAACCTTGTTTCCATCGACGTTTACAAAGCGCGCTCCCTTACAACGCTCAGATATAGGGTTTACGATGACGTTGTTGTCCTCCAGCCAGACAACGCTGGCTACTACAGGCCAAAAACTCCGGGGGAAGAGATAAGCGTCGGCGTTCCGGGGACGCCAACGATGGTAATATTCAAGGTCGAGAACGGCACCAGAATCCTGAAGGGAGTAGCGATCGGTGCGCTCAATCCTGATGGTTTGGAGTTCTTCGTAAAGACTGCAGTGGGGAGCGATGAAAAACCCCAAGGAGGGGAACAAACTCAAACCACGGAAACTGCAACGTCCCAGGCCCAGGAAAACAACACAAACCTCACCCTCGCGGTTCTCCTGCCGATATTCTCGGCCGGAATACTGAGCGTCTTCTCACCCTGCGTCCTGCCCCTCATAGTCGGCACTTTCTCCCTCACTTTCGCGAGGAGGAGCGTGGAGCTGATAATAGCTGGCATGGTGTTATCTTTCGCCATCTTGGGCGCCCTGGCAGGTAGTTTTGGTTCCTATGCGGCCCAGATAAGGGGAGCCCTGTACCTCATAGGCGGCCTCGGCTTCATAGTGATTGGCCTGGGCTTCCTGAGCGAGAGCGTAAGCGCCAAGCTTGAGAGGTTCCTGAGCTTTTCGGCATCGGATAAGGTAGCGTCGAAGAGAGGAAAGCTGTATGACTTCGCCCTCGGCTCGGCCTTGGGGGCCACGTGGCTCGGCTGCATAGCCCCTTACGTCGGCTTCGCCGTCATTACTGCCGCACTAAGCGGCGACACCCTAAGCGGGATAATCGTGATGGGAACCTATGGCCTTGGCATGGGGCTGACGGTTTACCTGATTACCTCCTCGAAGGACCTGGGGGACTGGATAAACAGGAAGTTCCTCTCGGGGAGGATAGGCCTCAGCAAGTCTGGCAAAGCAAAGTGGGAACGGGCCTTGGGTGTAATCCTTGTGCTCCTCGGACTGCTTATGCTCACAGAACTCACACCATTAAAGTTCTGGAGCGCCCTCTTTGAGGGCCTTTCAAAACTCTGA
- a CDS encoding DUF302 domain-containing protein: MFRYRRKVGLSLEEAEKKFREELAKRGYKVILDFTPSDVIRNNLGVEMEPYRILYVCNPKVFYEMTKKEYEIGSFAPCPVLFYEKDGETYVAINTADDVLDIIKEPLEVVKSVIEDL; this comes from the coding sequence ATGTTCAGATACAGGAGAAAGGTTGGGCTGAGCCTTGAGGAAGCCGAAAAGAAGTTTAGGGAGGAGCTCGCAAAGAGAGGCTACAAAGTGATCCTTGATTTCACGCCAAGCGATGTTATCAGGAACAACCTCGGGGTCGAGATGGAGCCCTACAGGATACTTTATGTCTGCAACCCAAAGGTCTTCTACGAGATGACCAAGAAGGAATACGAGATAGGCTCCTTCGCGCCGTGTCCGGTGCTCTTCTACGAGAAGGACGGCGAAACCTACGTGGCCATCAACACCGCCGACGACGTGCTCGACATAATCAAAGAGCCCCTTGAGGTCGTTAAAAGCGTTATTGAGGACCTTTAA
- a CDS encoding 2-oxoacid:acceptor oxidoreductase subunit alpha yields the protein MVEFREDLSVVLGGAAGQGIQTVEEILTRTLKFSGYNVYANKEYMSRVRGGINTTEIRVSSKRVRAFVKKIDILIPFKRGVLPWVKDRISESTVVIGEKENVEEEFLEKIHFIEVPLTKMALDVGSQLYLNTIAAGIVVGIFRGEFSAVEEYLKERFGSKGENVVQKNIEAAKKGYELGLKLLKEGTVKVEVQRKEKVRDEILLSGAEAVALGALAGGMNFLSFYPMSPSTGVAVFAAQHAEDFEIVVEQVEDEISAINMALGAWYAGARAMVTTSGGGFALMTEALSLAGMAENPIVIHLAQRPGPATGLPTRTMQGDLNLVLHAGHGDFPRIILAPGNIEEAFYMSAEAFNLADRYQVPVIILTDQYLVDTYYNLPELELDKVKVEKHIVEAKPGYRRYELTEDGISPRAIPGYGEDVVVANGNEHDEWGDITEDAELTVRMQEKRAIRKLETIRKNAPLPRLIGGEDAKYIIVAWGSTLHIVEEAIEKLGRDDVALLHFSWLYPLNPEAKKFFEGKTIIAVELNVTGQFAELLRKELGVEVHHRVLKYDGRAFSVEEVLDAINGVVE from the coding sequence ATGGTGGAGTTTCGAGAAGACCTTTCTGTGGTTTTAGGTGGGGCGGCCGGGCAGGGCATCCAGACCGTCGAGGAGATTCTGACCAGAACGCTGAAGTTCTCAGGCTACAACGTCTATGCAAACAAGGAGTATATGTCGCGCGTTCGTGGAGGCATAAATACCACGGAGATAAGGGTTTCATCCAAGAGAGTAAGGGCTTTCGTGAAGAAGATAGACATTCTAATTCCCTTCAAGCGCGGTGTTCTCCCGTGGGTCAAGGACAGGATATCGGAGAGTACAGTCGTCATCGGCGAGAAGGAAAACGTCGAGGAGGAGTTTCTCGAGAAGATCCACTTCATCGAGGTTCCCCTCACCAAGATGGCGCTCGATGTTGGCAGTCAGCTCTACCTCAACACCATAGCGGCGGGCATTGTCGTTGGCATCTTTCGCGGTGAATTCTCGGCGGTTGAGGAATACCTGAAGGAGCGCTTCGGGAGCAAGGGCGAGAACGTTGTTCAGAAGAACATCGAGGCGGCAAAGAAGGGCTACGAACTCGGCCTCAAGCTCCTCAAGGAGGGCACCGTAAAGGTGGAAGTCCAGAGGAAAGAAAAGGTCAGGGACGAGATACTCCTCAGCGGAGCCGAGGCTGTGGCTCTGGGTGCCCTCGCCGGGGGTATGAACTTCCTCAGCTTCTATCCGATGAGCCCCTCAACAGGGGTGGCAGTTTTCGCGGCACAGCATGCGGAGGATTTCGAGATAGTGGTGGAGCAGGTCGAGGACGAGATTTCCGCAATCAACATGGCCTTAGGAGCCTGGTACGCCGGAGCGAGGGCTATGGTAACCACCTCCGGCGGCGGCTTTGCCCTGATGACCGAGGCGCTCAGCCTGGCTGGGATGGCCGAGAACCCGATAGTCATACACCTCGCCCAGAGGCCTGGACCTGCAACCGGCTTGCCCACGAGAACCATGCAGGGCGACCTAAATCTCGTTCTCCACGCCGGCCACGGCGACTTCCCGAGGATTATCCTCGCCCCGGGCAACATAGAGGAGGCCTTCTACATGAGCGCCGAGGCATTCAACCTGGCGGACAGGTACCAGGTACCTGTAATAATACTCACCGACCAGTACCTTGTGGATACCTACTACAACCTCCCTGAGCTCGAGCTGGATAAGGTCAAGGTCGAAAAACACATAGTCGAAGCGAAACCCGGCTATAGGAGGTATGAACTCACCGAGGACGGAATATCGCCGAGGGCGATCCCAGGTTACGGTGAGGATGTGGTTGTAGCCAATGGAAACGAGCACGACGAGTGGGGCGACATAACAGAGGATGCAGAACTCACAGTCAGAATGCAGGAGAAGAGGGCAATCAGAAAACTCGAAACCATCAGGAAGAACGCACCGCTGCCAAGACTTATTGGAGGGGAGGATGCCAAGTACATCATCGTTGCCTGGGGTTCGACGCTCCACATTGTTGAGGAGGCCATAGAGAAGCTCGGTAGGGACGATGTAGCGCTGCTCCACTTCAGCTGGCTTTATCCGCTCAACCCGGAGGCAAAGAAGTTCTTCGAAGGCAAGACCATCATAGCCGTCGAGCTCAACGTTACGGGCCAGTTCGCGGAGCTTCTAAGGAAGGAGCTTGGCGTTGAGGTTCATCATAGGGTTCTCAAGTACGATGGGAGGGCCTTCTCGGTTGAAGAAGTCCTCGATGCCATCAATGGGGTGGTAGAATGA
- a CDS encoding thiamine pyrophosphate-dependent enzyme yields MNLEKVDKSRFEPKRPGSQDIAWCPGCGNFGIRNILITALAELGLNPNEVAIISGIGQAAKMPHYIKANGYHTLHGRAIPIATGVKTANPELTVIAEGGDGDMYAEGGNHLLHAIRRNPDITVLIHDNQIYGLTKGQASPTTMKGIKTPTQPWGVFEEPFNVIALAIALDASFVARTFMGYFRESVEIIKKAIEHKGLAIVDIFHPCVSFNKVNTYAWYREHTYWMDDHDSYDREAAFKRAIETDPLPLGVFYINEKPTFEELVPAYKRDKTPLWKREPKVEEIRKILDIKRRL; encoded by the coding sequence ATGAACCTTGAGAAGGTCGACAAGAGCCGCTTCGAACCAAAGAGGCCAGGGAGCCAGGACATAGCCTGGTGCCCAGGATGCGGCAACTTCGGAATCAGGAACATCCTCATAACGGCCTTGGCGGAGCTCGGCCTTAACCCCAACGAGGTGGCAATAATCAGCGGTATCGGTCAGGCCGCAAAGATGCCTCACTATATAAAGGCCAACGGATACCACACGCTCCACGGCAGGGCCATTCCGATAGCAACTGGGGTGAAGACGGCAAATCCAGAGCTGACCGTCATAGCAGAGGGTGGAGACGGCGACATGTACGCCGAAGGCGGCAACCATCTCCTTCACGCGATAAGGAGGAATCCAGACATAACCGTTCTCATTCACGACAACCAGATATACGGCCTCACGAAGGGTCAGGCTTCCCCCACCACGATGAAGGGAATAAAGACGCCCACTCAGCCGTGGGGTGTCTTTGAAGAGCCCTTCAACGTCATTGCCCTTGCCATAGCCCTCGATGCTTCCTTCGTTGCGAGAACCTTCATGGGGTATTTCAGGGAGAGCGTCGAGATAATAAAGAAGGCGATAGAGCACAAAGGTTTGGCCATAGTCGATATCTTCCACCCCTGCGTCAGCTTCAACAAGGTGAACACCTACGCCTGGTACAGGGAGCACACCTACTGGATGGACGACCATGACTCCTACGACAGGGAAGCGGCCTTTAAGCGCGCGATTGAAACCGATCCGCTCCCGCTCGGCGTGTTCTACATCAACGAAAAGCCCACATTTGAAGAGCTTGTTCCTGCCTACAAGAGGGACAAAACGCCGCTGTGGAAGAGGGAGCCAAAGGTCGAGGAGATAAGAAAGATTCTAGATATTAAAAGGAGGCTCTGA
- a CDS encoding peroxiredoxin: MVKVGDIAPDFILKDQNGEEFRLSDFRRRRVLLSFHPLAWTNICERQMKALEEHYDELEELNVVPVGISVDSVPTKKAWADHMGLKKLRILADFWPHGEVARKYGLFREKDGISERANVIIDENGRVAFVKVYPLGELPDLNEILAVLKG; encoded by the coding sequence ATGGTAAAAGTTGGAGACATTGCACCTGATTTTATTTTGAAAGACCAGAACGGGGAAGAGTTCAGGCTGAGCGACTTCAGGAGGAGACGGGTTCTGCTCTCTTTCCATCCCTTAGCATGGACGAACATCTGTGAAAGGCAGATGAAAGCCCTAGAGGAGCATTATGATGAGCTTGAGGAGCTCAACGTTGTTCCTGTGGGAATAAGCGTTGATTCAGTCCCAACAAAAAAGGCATGGGCGGATCACATGGGCCTTAAAAAGCTCAGAATCCTGGCGGACTTCTGGCCCCATGGGGAAGTTGCACGGAAGTACGGCCTCTTCAGAGAGAAGGATGGAATCTCGGAAAGGGCGAACGTGATAATAGACGAAAACGGCAGGGTGGCTTTTGTGAAGGTCTATCCTCTCGGAGAGCTTCCGGACTTAAACGAGATACTGGCAGTCCTGAAGGGATGA
- a CDS encoding FprA family A-type flavoprotein, whose translation MPKVWTEKILDDPELYLIRIDDDRIKYFEATWDIPEGITYNAYLMKLEDAVVLFDITKKEYTEEFMEALKSIVDPKEITHIIIHHTEPDHSGALPAVLEANGYRAQLIGTSFAKRFLEGFYGEKVVENFYTIKDGEEMNIGGKTFRFITVPWLHWPDTMITYVVEDKLIFSCDAGGGYFIPPVIDDSDEKVIEEYLPYVTKYIVTVIGHYHKYIVQNIKKLKELGIVQEARMILPGHGLIWRKNPMRIFEHYEAVGAGKVKKGKVLVIYDSMYGFVERRMEIVLDELKKHGLNPVVYKFMDKEAPAVSDILGEIPDSEAIVIGASTYEAEIHPRIRYTLYEIVDKANYEKPVLIVGAFGWGGVAGKKIETMITRSKFDHVDTVESRGWPTLEDEERLREGVRKLVRWIS comes from the coding sequence ATGCCAAAGGTCTGGACTGAAAAAATACTGGATGACCCCGAGCTTTACCTTATAAGGATTGATGACGACAGGATCAAGTACTTCGAGGCCACCTGGGACATCCCGGAGGGCATAACCTACAACGCTTACCTCATGAAGCTCGAAGATGCCGTTGTTCTCTTTGACATAACTAAGAAAGAGTACACAGAGGAATTCATGGAGGCCCTCAAGAGCATCGTTGACCCCAAAGAGATAACGCACATTATCATCCATCACACCGAGCCAGACCACAGTGGAGCCCTTCCGGCAGTTCTTGAGGCCAACGGATACAGGGCCCAGCTCATAGGCACGAGCTTTGCGAAGCGCTTCCTTGAGGGGTTCTACGGAGAAAAGGTCGTCGAGAACTTCTACACAATCAAGGACGGCGAGGAGATGAACATCGGTGGAAAAACCTTCCGCTTCATAACCGTCCCGTGGCTCCACTGGCCGGACACGATGATAACCTATGTCGTTGAGGATAAGCTCATCTTCAGCTGCGACGCCGGCGGAGGCTACTTCATTCCCCCAGTCATTGACGACAGCGACGAGAAGGTTATCGAGGAATATCTCCCCTACGTCACCAAGTACATAGTCACCGTCATAGGCCACTACCACAAGTACATAGTCCAGAACATAAAGAAGCTCAAGGAGCTCGGCATAGTGCAGGAGGCGAGGATGATACTCCCCGGCCACGGACTGATATGGCGCAAGAACCCCATGAGGATATTTGAGCACTACGAGGCTGTCGGTGCTGGAAAGGTAAAGAAGGGCAAGGTTCTCGTCATCTACGACTCGATGTACGGCTTCGTCGAGAGGAGGATGGAGATTGTTTTGGACGAGCTCAAGAAGCACGGCCTCAATCCGGTAGTCTACAAGTTCATGGACAAAGAGGCACCGGCAGTTAGCGATATCCTCGGGGAGATTCCCGACAGTGAGGCGATAGTAATAGGAGCCTCAACTTACGAAGCCGAGATACACCCGAGGATACGCTACACCCTCTATGAGATAGTCGACAAGGCCAACTACGAGAAGCCAGTCCTCATTGTCGGCGCCTTTGGCTGGGGCGGCGTTGCTGGAAAGAAGATAGAGACCATGATAACCCGCAGCAAGTTCGATCACGTGGACACGGTTGAATCGCGCGGCTGGCCGACTCTGGAGGACGAGGAGAGGCTTAGGGAAGGCGTCAGGAAACTCGTCAGGTGGATTTCCTGA
- a CDS encoding ferritin family protein, with amino-acid sequence MLVNEILDKLVELPLREILGYAIASEDDTKAFYEGLASRTGGLLRDFFQTLATAEDSHKKTLLRLHETLFGDTDYTVPEGIPFAEASIRVDTVVNLVEAMRIALINEKAAERLYTHLEKRLPEHRAIFGFLAAQERAHYASIKSHVEYLEGFTEGKPEYVNAPIEHLNTQLELYLAPHTRS; translated from the coding sequence ATGTTAGTGAATGAAATTCTTGATAAACTTGTTGAGCTTCCCCTGAGGGAGATACTCGGCTACGCTATAGCCTCAGAAGACGACACCAAGGCTTTTTATGAGGGCCTTGCCTCCAGAACAGGGGGGCTGCTCAGAGACTTCTTCCAGACCCTTGCTACAGCCGAGGACTCTCACAAGAAGACTCTCCTAAGGCTGCACGAAACGCTCTTTGGGGATACTGACTACACCGTTCCCGAAGGGATACCCTTCGCCGAAGCCTCGATCAGAGTCGACACTGTCGTTAACCTCGTGGAGGCTATGAGAATTGCCCTAATCAATGAAAAAGCTGCAGAGAGGCTATACACCCACCTGGAAAAACGCCTCCCAGAGCACAGGGCCATATTCGGATTTCTGGCGGCGCAGGAGAGAGCCCACTACGCGTCCATAAAATCTCATGTTGAATATCTCGAGGGTTTCACGGAGGGCAAGCCAGAATACGTCAACGCTCCCATTGAGCACCTTAACACCCAGCTCGAACTTTACCTAGCGCCCCACACACGGTCGTGA
- a CDS encoding FAD-dependent oxidoreductase, protein MRVVIVGDGPGGVELAKRLSGDFEVTIVDREELPYYPKPMLSHYIAGFVDEKALFPYSAEWYERNGIDLRLGVEAKVIDRAKKVLVTNKGELPYDVLVLATGARARGPSIPGREHILTLRTFDDAKMIRERLEEEGEITVIGGGFIGLELAGNVAKAGYSVKLIHRSKNLLRLDEELSEKLQEKLEEVGVEFHLEANLLKADENGVETDRGYISGRLKVCAFGVVPNKELALRSGIHAGRGIFIDAGFRTSAKDVYAIGDCAEYGGTICGTAKAAVEHAKILANLLRGQDDHYHFFCSALFKFANLNVALIGRTRGEGRWVDEKTKVFYKDEKPIGAVVLGDVRRAIEVEKAIKEGLPID, encoded by the coding sequence GTGAGGGTTGTAATAGTCGGCGATGGGCCTGGAGGAGTTGAGCTTGCCAAGAGACTCTCAGGGGACTTTGAAGTAACAATAGTGGACAGAGAAGAGCTCCCTTACTACCCAAAGCCGATGCTGAGCCACTACATAGCAGGGTTCGTAGATGAAAAGGCCCTTTTTCCGTATTCAGCCGAATGGTATGAGCGAAATGGAATAGACCTCAGATTAGGCGTTGAAGCCAAGGTCATAGACAGAGCGAAAAAGGTTCTCGTAACGAACAAGGGGGAGCTTCCCTATGACGTCCTCGTTCTTGCGACTGGAGCGAGGGCAAGAGGGCCTTCCATACCCGGGAGGGAGCACATCCTGACCCTAAGAACCTTCGACGACGCCAAGATGATAAGGGAAAGGCTTGAGGAAGAGGGAGAAATCACAGTCATTGGCGGCGGCTTCATAGGGCTTGAGCTGGCCGGGAACGTGGCCAAGGCAGGCTATTCTGTCAAGCTCATCCACAGGAGCAAGAATCTCCTCAGGCTGGACGAGGAGCTGAGCGAAAAGCTCCAGGAAAAGCTGGAAGAGGTCGGAGTTGAGTTCCACCTCGAGGCCAACCTTCTGAAAGCCGATGAGAACGGTGTGGAGACCGATAGGGGGTACATCTCTGGGAGGCTTAAGGTCTGCGCCTTCGGGGTAGTTCCCAATAAGGAGCTGGCTTTGAGGAGCGGAATCCACGCCGGGCGTGGAATATTCATAGATGCAGGGTTCAGAACCTCCGCGAAGGACGTCTATGCAATAGGCGACTGCGCCGAGTACGGCGGGACAATATGCGGGACTGCCAAAGCCGCCGTGGAGCACGCAAAGATCCTTGCAAACCTGCTCAGGGGGCAGGATGACCATTACCACTTCTTCTGTTCGGCGCTCTTTAAGTTCGCCAACTTAAACGTTGCATTGATTGGAAGGACAAGGGGAGAAGGCAGATGGGTTGACGAAAAAACGAAAGTTTTCTACAAAGATGAAAAGCCTATTGGGGCAGTTGTGCTCGGAGACGTAAGGAGAGCTATTGAGGTTGAAAAAGCAATCAAAGAAGGGCTACCTATTGACTGA